One Miscanthus floridulus cultivar M001 chromosome 11, ASM1932011v1, whole genome shotgun sequence DNA window includes the following coding sequences:
- the LOC136490960 gene encoding WUSCHEL-related homeobox 1-like, with translation MAANVGTGRSAGGGGAGGGTATGSVATAVCRPSGSRWTPTPEQIRILKELYYGCGIRSPNSEQIQRITAMLRQHGKIEGKNVFYWFQNHKARERQKRRLTNLDVNVPAAAAAGAADASTHLGVLSLSSPSGSSGAAPPSPTLGFYAGNGGAGSTVLLDTSSEWGGSAAMATETCFLQDYMGVMGTGSAGAAVSPWASFSSSDTMAAAAARAPTVTRAPQTLPLFPTGGDDSQPRRPRHGVPVPAGETIRGGSLPFWGAAPTTASPTASATSVGIQQQHQLLQLQEQYSFYSNTTQLPGTGNQDASAAAAAAAAAASLELSLSSWCSPYPAGTM, from the exons ATGGCGGCCAATGTGGGCACGGGCAGGAGTGCGGGCGGCGGCGGAGCGGGAGGAGGCACTGCTACTGGCAGCGTGGCGACGGCGGTGTGCCGCCCCAGCGGTTCGCGGTGGACGCCGACGCCGGAGCAGATCAGGATACTCAAGGAGCTCTACTACGGCTGCGGCATCCGGTCGCCCAACTCGGAGCAGATCCAGCGCATCACCGCCATGCTGCGCCAGCACGGCAAGATCGAGGGCAAGAACGTCTTCTACTGGTTCCAGAACCACAAGGCCCGCGAGCGCCAGAAGCGCCGCCTCACCAACCTCGACGTCAACGtgcccgccgccgcagcagccggCGCGGCCGACGCCAGCACCCACCTCGGCGTGCTCTCGCTGTCGTCGCCTTCAGG ATCATCAGGCGCGGCGCCTCCCTCGCCCACCCTCGGCTTCTACGCCGGCAATGGCGGCGCCGGCTCAACCGTGCTGCTGGACACGAGTTCCGAATGGGGCGGCAGCGCTGCCATGGCCACTGAGACATGCTTCCTGCAG GACTACATGGGCGTGATGGGCACGGGCAGCGCGGGCGCCGCCGTGTCGCCGTGGGCAAGCTTCTCGTCGTCGGACACGATGGCGGCGGCCGCGGCACGGGCACCGACGGTGACGCGGGCGCCCCAGACGCTCCCTCTCTTCCCGACCGGCGGCGACGACAGCCAGCCCCGGCGCCCGCGGCACGGAGTCCCAGTTCCAGCAGGCGAGACCATCCGCGGCGGCAGTTTGCCGTTCTGGGGTGCCGCGCCCACAACTGCCAGTCCCACTGCCAGTGCCACTTCCGTTGGGATCCAGCAGCAACACCAGCTGCTGCAGCTGCAAGAGCAGTACAGCTTTTACAGCAACACCACCCAGCTGCCCGGCACCGGCAACcaagatgcatcagcagcagcagcagcagcagcagcagcagcatccctGGAGCTCAGCCTCAGTTCCTGGTGCTCCCCTTACCCTGCAGGGACCATGTGA